Proteins encoded together in one Acipenser ruthenus chromosome 22, fAciRut3.2 maternal haplotype, whole genome shotgun sequence window:
- the LOC117431141 gene encoding actin filament-associated protein 1-like 1 isoform X2, which produces MVSFSYTSAVSVLEQLIPELSVLLKLLDHEYLSTTTKEKKTAVSNILQKLQPSSANGTDYIYMNTTAYGNGTSFVESLFEEIADCNIGTLKDAPEEKKEESEAEALETSPSKTSTADTPPPLPTTPPPEDYYEEAVPLGPGKAPEFITSRSSSSPPNSIEDGYYEDADNNYPTTRINGEQKNSYNDSDAMSSSYESYDEEEDDGKGQQLTHQWPSEENSMNLVKDCRICAFLLRKKRFGQWAKQFTVIRDNRLLCYKSSKVQSPYMDLALNMCNVIYVPKDGRRKKHELRFSLPGAEALVLAVQSKEQADEWLKVIREVSSQCNGVHGLEGSTSPMILRKIELDKRLSVDKQTSDSDSAVTGDNSSPVNRREGRDHVKGKRSGLAELKGSMSRAAGRKITRIISFSKKKPTTAEDTQTSSTDEDVPCCGYLNVLVNQCWKERWVCLRRNILYFHKDRSDQRTHVNAIVLQGCEVATGLGPKHPFAFRLLRHSHEVAVLEASCSEDMGRWLGLLLAGTGSSTDPESLHYDYVDVETIGNIVDAVRHSFLWATSSCSPGGVIDSRTYDDVPYEQVQMEEQKRPAVSPVKRHSSFSSKETHKIDPQVKIKRHGSNANQYKYGKTRAEEDAKRYLSEKEKLEKQKEVIRNELVVLRKERREVKEALKSTTGKKSKALEEKIAQLEEKCREKESQRVDLELSLTEVKENLKKSLAGGSLGAAGDNTTGSQSSGTKSESNYAEPYLPVNCASEIRKRTPSITASGKGSVMKKAKEWEMKRGT; this is translated from the exons TGTTAGAACAGCTGATCCCagaactgagtgtcctgttgaaaCTGCTGGACCATGAATACCTGAGCACCACCACGAAAGAGAAGAAGACAGCAGTGAGCAACATCCTGCAGAAACTCCAGCCATCCTCCG CGAATGGAACAGATTACATATATATGAACACTACGGCTTATGGGAATGGGACTAGCTTTGTGGAATCTTTATTTGAAGAGATTG CAGATTGTAACATTGGGACTCTCAAAGACGCTccagaggagaagaaagaggaaaGCGAGGCAGAAGCCTTGGAGACATCACCTTCTAAGACA AGTACAGCTGATACACCTCCTCCACTGCCCACCACCCCACCTCCTGAGGATTATTATGAGGAGGCAGTGCCCCTGGGTCCGGGCAAAGCACCCGAGTTTATCACCTCAAGGA GCAGTTCCAGCCCACCGAACTCAATAGAAGATGGATACTATGAAGATGCTGACAACAACTATCCAACCACCAGGATTAATGGGGAACAGAAGAACTCAT ACAACGATTCCGATGCGATGAGCAGCTCGTACGAGTCCTATGacgaggaggaggatgatgggaagggACAGCAGCTGACGCACCAGTGGCCTTCAGAGGAGAACTCCATGAACCTGGTGAAGGACTGCCGCATCTGCGCCTTCCTTCTGCGTAAGAAGAGATTCGGACAGTGGGCCAAGCAGTTCACTGTCATCCGCGACAACAGGCTCCTG TGCTACAAAAGCTCCAAGGTTCAGAGCCCTTACATGGACCTGGCCTTGAACATGTGTAACGTTATCTACGTTCCTAAAGACGGGCGACGTAAGAAGCACGAGCTGCGCTTCTCTCTGCCTGGCGCTGAGGCCCTGGTGCTCGCGGTGCAGAGCAAGGAGCAGGCTGACGAGTGGCTCAAG GTGATCAGAGAAGTCAGCAGCCAGTGTAATGGGGTTCATGGGTTAGAAGGATCAACCTCACCAATGATTCTGCGGAAAATAGAACTGGACAAG AGATTATCCGTGGATAAACAGACCTCGGACTCGGACAGTGCGGTCACGGGAGACAATAGCAGCCCGGTGAACAGGAGGGAAGGCAGGGATCATG TTAAAGGGAAGAGAAGTGGCCTGGCTGAATTAAAGGGCTCCATGAGCAGGGCAGCAGGGAGGAAGATCACAAGGATCATCAGCTTTTCCAAAAAAAAGCCTACCACTGCTGAGGACACCCAGACATCTTCTACTGATGAGGACGTTCCATGCTGTG GTTACCTGAATGTGCTTGTGAACCAGTGCTGGAAGGAGCGCTGGGTCTGTCTGAGAAGGAATATTCTGTATTTCCACAAGGACCGGTCGGACCAGCGAACCCACGTCAACGCTATCGTGCTGCAGGGCTGTGAGGTGGCAACCGGACTAGGCCCCAAGCACCCCTTCGCTTTCCGACTGCTGCGCCACAGCCACGAGGTGGCAGTCTTGGAG GCAAGCTGCTCTGAAGACATGGGCCGATGGCTGGGACTGCTTTTGGCTGGGACTGGATCCTCCACAGATCCGGAGTCTCTGCATTATGACTATGTGGATGTGGAAACCATTGGCAACATTGTTGACGCTGTCAGGCATTCCTTTCT CTGGGCAACCTCTTCTTGCAGCCCTGGAGGAGTGATTGACTCCAGGACGTATGATGATGTACCCTACGAGCAAGTCCAG ATGGAAGAACAGAAGCGTCCCGCGGTGTCTCCAGTAAAACGGCACTCATCCTTCTCCAGTAAAGAGACCCACAAGATAGACCCACAGGTTAAGATAAAACGCCACGGCTCAA ATGCCAACCAGTATAAGTATGGGAAGACCCGCGCTGAAGAAGATGCAAAGAGATACTTGAGTGAGAAGGAGAAGCTGGAAAAACAGAAGGAAGTGATTCGAAATGAACTGGTAGTGCTGCGCAAGGAGAGGAGAGAAGTGAAGGAGGCTCTGAAAAGCACCACAG GTAAGAAATCGAAAGCCCTGGAAGAGAAGATTGCACAGTTGGAAGAGAAGTGTCGAGAGAAGGAAAGCCAGCGAGTGGATCTGGAGCTCAGCCTGACGGAGGTGAAGGAGAACTTGAAGAAGTCATTAGCGGGGGGATCTCTCGGGGCAGCCGGGGACAACACGACTGGCTCACAG AGCTCAGGAACAAAAAGTGAGAGCAACTACGCAGAGCCTTACCTTCCAGTGAACTGTGCTTCAGAAATCCGAAAGCGCACCCCGTCCATCACTGCCTCAGGGAAAGGCAGTGTCATGAAGAAGGCtaag gAATGGGAGATGAAGAGAGGAACCTAA
- the LOC117431141 gene encoding actin filament-associated protein 1-like 1 isoform X5 — MEYDSVLEQLIPELSVLLKLLDHEYLSTTTKEKKTAVSNILQKLQPSSANGTDYIYMNTTAYGNGTSFVESLFEEIADCNIGTLKDAPEEKKEESEAEALETSPSKTSTADTPPPLPTTPPPEDYYEEAVPLGPGKAPEFITSRSSSSPPNSIEDGYYEDADNNYPTTRINGEQKNSYNDSDAMSSSYESYDEEEDDGKGQQLTHQWPSEENSMNLVKDCRICAFLLRKKRFGQWAKQFTVIRDNRLLCYKSSKVQSPYMDLALNMCNVIYVPKDGRRKKHELRFSLPGAEALVLAVQSKEQADEWLKVIREVSSQCNGVHGLEGSTSPMILRKIELDKRLSVDKQTSDSDSAVTGDNSSPVNRREGRDHAVKGKRSGLAELKGSMSRAAGRKITRIISFSKKKPTTAEDTQTSSTDEDVPCCGYLNVLVNQCWKERWVCLRRNILYFHKDRSDQRTHVNAIVLQGCEVATGLGPKHPFAFRLLRHSHEVAVLEASCSEDMGRWLGLLLAGTGSSTDPESLHYDYVDVETIGNIVDAVRHSFLWATSSCSPGGVIDSRTYDDVPYEQVQMEEQKRPAVSPVKRHSSFSSKETHKIDPQVKIKRHGSNANQYKYGKTRAEEDAKRYLSEKEKLEKQKEVIRNELVVLRKERREVKEALKSTTGKKSKALEEKIAQLEEKCREKESQRVDLELSLTEVKENLKKSLAGGSLGAAGDNTTGSQSSGTKSESNYAEPYLPVNCASEIRKRTPSITASGKGSVMKKAKEWEMKRGT, encoded by the exons TGTTAGAACAGCTGATCCCagaactgagtgtcctgttgaaaCTGCTGGACCATGAATACCTGAGCACCACCACGAAAGAGAAGAAGACAGCAGTGAGCAACATCCTGCAGAAACTCCAGCCATCCTCCG CGAATGGAACAGATTACATATATATGAACACTACGGCTTATGGGAATGGGACTAGCTTTGTGGAATCTTTATTTGAAGAGATTG CAGATTGTAACATTGGGACTCTCAAAGACGCTccagaggagaagaaagaggaaaGCGAGGCAGAAGCCTTGGAGACATCACCTTCTAAGACA AGTACAGCTGATACACCTCCTCCACTGCCCACCACCCCACCTCCTGAGGATTATTATGAGGAGGCAGTGCCCCTGGGTCCGGGCAAAGCACCCGAGTTTATCACCTCAAGGA GCAGTTCCAGCCCACCGAACTCAATAGAAGATGGATACTATGAAGATGCTGACAACAACTATCCAACCACCAGGATTAATGGGGAACAGAAGAACTCAT ACAACGATTCCGATGCGATGAGCAGCTCGTACGAGTCCTATGacgaggaggaggatgatgggaagggACAGCAGCTGACGCACCAGTGGCCTTCAGAGGAGAACTCCATGAACCTGGTGAAGGACTGCCGCATCTGCGCCTTCCTTCTGCGTAAGAAGAGATTCGGACAGTGGGCCAAGCAGTTCACTGTCATCCGCGACAACAGGCTCCTG TGCTACAAAAGCTCCAAGGTTCAGAGCCCTTACATGGACCTGGCCTTGAACATGTGTAACGTTATCTACGTTCCTAAAGACGGGCGACGTAAGAAGCACGAGCTGCGCTTCTCTCTGCCTGGCGCTGAGGCCCTGGTGCTCGCGGTGCAGAGCAAGGAGCAGGCTGACGAGTGGCTCAAG GTGATCAGAGAAGTCAGCAGCCAGTGTAATGGGGTTCATGGGTTAGAAGGATCAACCTCACCAATGATTCTGCGGAAAATAGAACTGGACAAG AGATTATCCGTGGATAAACAGACCTCGGACTCGGACAGTGCGGTCACGGGAGACAATAGCAGCCCGGTGAACAGGAGGGAAGGCAGGGATCATG CAGTTAAAGGGAAGAGAAGTGGCCTGGCTGAATTAAAGGGCTCCATGAGCAGGGCAGCAGGGAGGAAGATCACAAGGATCATCAGCTTTTCCAAAAAAAAGCCTACCACTGCTGAGGACACCCAGACATCTTCTACTGATGAGGACGTTCCATGCTGTG GTTACCTGAATGTGCTTGTGAACCAGTGCTGGAAGGAGCGCTGGGTCTGTCTGAGAAGGAATATTCTGTATTTCCACAAGGACCGGTCGGACCAGCGAACCCACGTCAACGCTATCGTGCTGCAGGGCTGTGAGGTGGCAACCGGACTAGGCCCCAAGCACCCCTTCGCTTTCCGACTGCTGCGCCACAGCCACGAGGTGGCAGTCTTGGAG GCAAGCTGCTCTGAAGACATGGGCCGATGGCTGGGACTGCTTTTGGCTGGGACTGGATCCTCCACAGATCCGGAGTCTCTGCATTATGACTATGTGGATGTGGAAACCATTGGCAACATTGTTGACGCTGTCAGGCATTCCTTTCT CTGGGCAACCTCTTCTTGCAGCCCTGGAGGAGTGATTGACTCCAGGACGTATGATGATGTACCCTACGAGCAAGTCCAG ATGGAAGAACAGAAGCGTCCCGCGGTGTCTCCAGTAAAACGGCACTCATCCTTCTCCAGTAAAGAGACCCACAAGATAGACCCACAGGTTAAGATAAAACGCCACGGCTCAA ATGCCAACCAGTATAAGTATGGGAAGACCCGCGCTGAAGAAGATGCAAAGAGATACTTGAGTGAGAAGGAGAAGCTGGAAAAACAGAAGGAAGTGATTCGAAATGAACTGGTAGTGCTGCGCAAGGAGAGGAGAGAAGTGAAGGAGGCTCTGAAAAGCACCACAG GTAAGAAATCGAAAGCCCTGGAAGAGAAGATTGCACAGTTGGAAGAGAAGTGTCGAGAGAAGGAAAGCCAGCGAGTGGATCTGGAGCTCAGCCTGACGGAGGTGAAGGAGAACTTGAAGAAGTCATTAGCGGGGGGATCTCTCGGGGCAGCCGGGGACAACACGACTGGCTCACAG AGCTCAGGAACAAAAAGTGAGAGCAACTACGCAGAGCCTTACCTTCCAGTGAACTGTGCTTCAGAAATCCGAAAGCGCACCCCGTCCATCACTGCCTCAGGGAAAGGCAGTGTCATGAAGAAGGCtaag gAATGGGAGATGAAGAGAGGAACCTAA
- the LOC117431141 gene encoding actin filament-associated protein 1-like 1 isoform X4, which translates to MVSFSYTSAVSVLEQLIPELSVLLKLLDHEYLSTTTKEKKTAVSNILQKLQPSSANGTDYIYMNTTAYGNGTSFVESLFEEIDCNIGTLKDAPEEKKEESEAEALETSPSKTSTADTPPPLPTTPPPEDYYEEAVPLGPGKAPEFITSRSSSSPPNSIEDGYYEDADNNYPTTRINGEQKNSYNDSDAMSSSYESYDEEEDDGKGQQLTHQWPSEENSMNLVKDCRICAFLLRKKRFGQWAKQFTVIRDNRLLCYKSSKVQSPYMDLALNMCNVIYVPKDGRRKKHELRFSLPGAEALVLAVQSKEQADEWLKVIREVSSQCNGVHGLEGSTSPMILRKIELDKRLSVDKQTSDSDSAVTGDNSSPVNRREGRDHVKGKRSGLAELKGSMSRAAGRKITRIISFSKKKPTTAEDTQTSSTDEDVPCCGYLNVLVNQCWKERWVCLRRNILYFHKDRSDQRTHVNAIVLQGCEVATGLGPKHPFAFRLLRHSHEVAVLEASCSEDMGRWLGLLLAGTGSSTDPESLHYDYVDVETIGNIVDAVRHSFLWATSSCSPGGVIDSRTYDDVPYEQVQMEEQKRPAVSPVKRHSSFSSKETHKIDPQVKIKRHGSNANQYKYGKTRAEEDAKRYLSEKEKLEKQKEVIRNELVVLRKERREVKEALKSTTGKKSKALEEKIAQLEEKCREKESQRVDLELSLTEVKENLKKSLAGGSLGAAGDNTTGSQSSGTKSESNYAEPYLPVNCASEIRKRTPSITASGKGSVMKKAKEWEMKRGT; encoded by the exons TGTTAGAACAGCTGATCCCagaactgagtgtcctgttgaaaCTGCTGGACCATGAATACCTGAGCACCACCACGAAAGAGAAGAAGACAGCAGTGAGCAACATCCTGCAGAAACTCCAGCCATCCTCCG CGAATGGAACAGATTACATATATATGAACACTACGGCTTATGGGAATGGGACTAGCTTTGTGGAATCTTTATTTGAAGAGATTG ATTGTAACATTGGGACTCTCAAAGACGCTccagaggagaagaaagaggaaaGCGAGGCAGAAGCCTTGGAGACATCACCTTCTAAGACA AGTACAGCTGATACACCTCCTCCACTGCCCACCACCCCACCTCCTGAGGATTATTATGAGGAGGCAGTGCCCCTGGGTCCGGGCAAAGCACCCGAGTTTATCACCTCAAGGA GCAGTTCCAGCCCACCGAACTCAATAGAAGATGGATACTATGAAGATGCTGACAACAACTATCCAACCACCAGGATTAATGGGGAACAGAAGAACTCAT ACAACGATTCCGATGCGATGAGCAGCTCGTACGAGTCCTATGacgaggaggaggatgatgggaagggACAGCAGCTGACGCACCAGTGGCCTTCAGAGGAGAACTCCATGAACCTGGTGAAGGACTGCCGCATCTGCGCCTTCCTTCTGCGTAAGAAGAGATTCGGACAGTGGGCCAAGCAGTTCACTGTCATCCGCGACAACAGGCTCCTG TGCTACAAAAGCTCCAAGGTTCAGAGCCCTTACATGGACCTGGCCTTGAACATGTGTAACGTTATCTACGTTCCTAAAGACGGGCGACGTAAGAAGCACGAGCTGCGCTTCTCTCTGCCTGGCGCTGAGGCCCTGGTGCTCGCGGTGCAGAGCAAGGAGCAGGCTGACGAGTGGCTCAAG GTGATCAGAGAAGTCAGCAGCCAGTGTAATGGGGTTCATGGGTTAGAAGGATCAACCTCACCAATGATTCTGCGGAAAATAGAACTGGACAAG AGATTATCCGTGGATAAACAGACCTCGGACTCGGACAGTGCGGTCACGGGAGACAATAGCAGCCCGGTGAACAGGAGGGAAGGCAGGGATCATG TTAAAGGGAAGAGAAGTGGCCTGGCTGAATTAAAGGGCTCCATGAGCAGGGCAGCAGGGAGGAAGATCACAAGGATCATCAGCTTTTCCAAAAAAAAGCCTACCACTGCTGAGGACACCCAGACATCTTCTACTGATGAGGACGTTCCATGCTGTG GTTACCTGAATGTGCTTGTGAACCAGTGCTGGAAGGAGCGCTGGGTCTGTCTGAGAAGGAATATTCTGTATTTCCACAAGGACCGGTCGGACCAGCGAACCCACGTCAACGCTATCGTGCTGCAGGGCTGTGAGGTGGCAACCGGACTAGGCCCCAAGCACCCCTTCGCTTTCCGACTGCTGCGCCACAGCCACGAGGTGGCAGTCTTGGAG GCAAGCTGCTCTGAAGACATGGGCCGATGGCTGGGACTGCTTTTGGCTGGGACTGGATCCTCCACAGATCCGGAGTCTCTGCATTATGACTATGTGGATGTGGAAACCATTGGCAACATTGTTGACGCTGTCAGGCATTCCTTTCT CTGGGCAACCTCTTCTTGCAGCCCTGGAGGAGTGATTGACTCCAGGACGTATGATGATGTACCCTACGAGCAAGTCCAG ATGGAAGAACAGAAGCGTCCCGCGGTGTCTCCAGTAAAACGGCACTCATCCTTCTCCAGTAAAGAGACCCACAAGATAGACCCACAGGTTAAGATAAAACGCCACGGCTCAA ATGCCAACCAGTATAAGTATGGGAAGACCCGCGCTGAAGAAGATGCAAAGAGATACTTGAGTGAGAAGGAGAAGCTGGAAAAACAGAAGGAAGTGATTCGAAATGAACTGGTAGTGCTGCGCAAGGAGAGGAGAGAAGTGAAGGAGGCTCTGAAAAGCACCACAG GTAAGAAATCGAAAGCCCTGGAAGAGAAGATTGCACAGTTGGAAGAGAAGTGTCGAGAGAAGGAAAGCCAGCGAGTGGATCTGGAGCTCAGCCTGACGGAGGTGAAGGAGAACTTGAAGAAGTCATTAGCGGGGGGATCTCTCGGGGCAGCCGGGGACAACACGACTGGCTCACAG AGCTCAGGAACAAAAAGTGAGAGCAACTACGCAGAGCCTTACCTTCCAGTGAACTGTGCTTCAGAAATCCGAAAGCGCACCCCGTCCATCACTGCCTCAGGGAAAGGCAGTGTCATGAAGAAGGCtaag gAATGGGAGATGAAGAGAGGAACCTAA
- the LOC117431141 gene encoding actin filament-associated protein 1-like 1 isoform X1 — translation MVSFSYTSAVSVLEQLIPELSVLLKLLDHEYLSTTTKEKKTAVSNILQKLQPSSANGTDYIYMNTTAYGNGTSFVESLFEEIADCNIGTLKDAPEEKKEESEAEALETSPSKTSTADTPPPLPTTPPPEDYYEEAVPLGPGKAPEFITSRSSSSPPNSIEDGYYEDADNNYPTTRINGEQKNSYNDSDAMSSSYESYDEEEDDGKGQQLTHQWPSEENSMNLVKDCRICAFLLRKKRFGQWAKQFTVIRDNRLLCYKSSKVQSPYMDLALNMCNVIYVPKDGRRKKHELRFSLPGAEALVLAVQSKEQADEWLKVIREVSSQCNGVHGLEGSTSPMILRKIELDKRLSVDKQTSDSDSAVTGDNSSPVNRREGRDHAVKGKRSGLAELKGSMSRAAGRKITRIISFSKKKPTTAEDTQTSSTDEDVPCCGYLNVLVNQCWKERWVCLRRNILYFHKDRSDQRTHVNAIVLQGCEVATGLGPKHPFAFRLLRHSHEVAVLEASCSEDMGRWLGLLLAGTGSSTDPESLHYDYVDVETIGNIVDAVRHSFLWATSSCSPGGVIDSRTYDDVPYEQVQMEEQKRPAVSPVKRHSSFSSKETHKIDPQVKIKRHGSNANQYKYGKTRAEEDAKRYLSEKEKLEKQKEVIRNELVVLRKERREVKEALKSTTGKKSKALEEKIAQLEEKCREKESQRVDLELSLTEVKENLKKSLAGGSLGAAGDNTTGSQSSGTKSESNYAEPYLPVNCASEIRKRTPSITASGKGSVMKKAKEWEMKRGT, via the exons TGTTAGAACAGCTGATCCCagaactgagtgtcctgttgaaaCTGCTGGACCATGAATACCTGAGCACCACCACGAAAGAGAAGAAGACAGCAGTGAGCAACATCCTGCAGAAACTCCAGCCATCCTCCG CGAATGGAACAGATTACATATATATGAACACTACGGCTTATGGGAATGGGACTAGCTTTGTGGAATCTTTATTTGAAGAGATTG CAGATTGTAACATTGGGACTCTCAAAGACGCTccagaggagaagaaagaggaaaGCGAGGCAGAAGCCTTGGAGACATCACCTTCTAAGACA AGTACAGCTGATACACCTCCTCCACTGCCCACCACCCCACCTCCTGAGGATTATTATGAGGAGGCAGTGCCCCTGGGTCCGGGCAAAGCACCCGAGTTTATCACCTCAAGGA GCAGTTCCAGCCCACCGAACTCAATAGAAGATGGATACTATGAAGATGCTGACAACAACTATCCAACCACCAGGATTAATGGGGAACAGAAGAACTCAT ACAACGATTCCGATGCGATGAGCAGCTCGTACGAGTCCTATGacgaggaggaggatgatgggaagggACAGCAGCTGACGCACCAGTGGCCTTCAGAGGAGAACTCCATGAACCTGGTGAAGGACTGCCGCATCTGCGCCTTCCTTCTGCGTAAGAAGAGATTCGGACAGTGGGCCAAGCAGTTCACTGTCATCCGCGACAACAGGCTCCTG TGCTACAAAAGCTCCAAGGTTCAGAGCCCTTACATGGACCTGGCCTTGAACATGTGTAACGTTATCTACGTTCCTAAAGACGGGCGACGTAAGAAGCACGAGCTGCGCTTCTCTCTGCCTGGCGCTGAGGCCCTGGTGCTCGCGGTGCAGAGCAAGGAGCAGGCTGACGAGTGGCTCAAG GTGATCAGAGAAGTCAGCAGCCAGTGTAATGGGGTTCATGGGTTAGAAGGATCAACCTCACCAATGATTCTGCGGAAAATAGAACTGGACAAG AGATTATCCGTGGATAAACAGACCTCGGACTCGGACAGTGCGGTCACGGGAGACAATAGCAGCCCGGTGAACAGGAGGGAAGGCAGGGATCATG CAGTTAAAGGGAAGAGAAGTGGCCTGGCTGAATTAAAGGGCTCCATGAGCAGGGCAGCAGGGAGGAAGATCACAAGGATCATCAGCTTTTCCAAAAAAAAGCCTACCACTGCTGAGGACACCCAGACATCTTCTACTGATGAGGACGTTCCATGCTGTG GTTACCTGAATGTGCTTGTGAACCAGTGCTGGAAGGAGCGCTGGGTCTGTCTGAGAAGGAATATTCTGTATTTCCACAAGGACCGGTCGGACCAGCGAACCCACGTCAACGCTATCGTGCTGCAGGGCTGTGAGGTGGCAACCGGACTAGGCCCCAAGCACCCCTTCGCTTTCCGACTGCTGCGCCACAGCCACGAGGTGGCAGTCTTGGAG GCAAGCTGCTCTGAAGACATGGGCCGATGGCTGGGACTGCTTTTGGCTGGGACTGGATCCTCCACAGATCCGGAGTCTCTGCATTATGACTATGTGGATGTGGAAACCATTGGCAACATTGTTGACGCTGTCAGGCATTCCTTTCT CTGGGCAACCTCTTCTTGCAGCCCTGGAGGAGTGATTGACTCCAGGACGTATGATGATGTACCCTACGAGCAAGTCCAG ATGGAAGAACAGAAGCGTCCCGCGGTGTCTCCAGTAAAACGGCACTCATCCTTCTCCAGTAAAGAGACCCACAAGATAGACCCACAGGTTAAGATAAAACGCCACGGCTCAA ATGCCAACCAGTATAAGTATGGGAAGACCCGCGCTGAAGAAGATGCAAAGAGATACTTGAGTGAGAAGGAGAAGCTGGAAAAACAGAAGGAAGTGATTCGAAATGAACTGGTAGTGCTGCGCAAGGAGAGGAGAGAAGTGAAGGAGGCTCTGAAAAGCACCACAG GTAAGAAATCGAAAGCCCTGGAAGAGAAGATTGCACAGTTGGAAGAGAAGTGTCGAGAGAAGGAAAGCCAGCGAGTGGATCTGGAGCTCAGCCTGACGGAGGTGAAGGAGAACTTGAAGAAGTCATTAGCGGGGGGATCTCTCGGGGCAGCCGGGGACAACACGACTGGCTCACAG AGCTCAGGAACAAAAAGTGAGAGCAACTACGCAGAGCCTTACCTTCCAGTGAACTGTGCTTCAGAAATCCGAAAGCGCACCCCGTCCATCACTGCCTCAGGGAAAGGCAGTGTCATGAAGAAGGCtaag gAATGGGAGATGAAGAGAGGAACCTAA